The following proteins are encoded in a genomic region of Sulfurimonas sp. HSL3-7:
- a CDS encoding MoxR family ATPase, with amino-acid sequence MLSKIETIKSEVAKVVVGQEKMIDGLLIGLLCEGHILIEGIPGLAKTTTVNALAKSLGLDFKRVQFTPDLLPSDILGAEIYDPQKNAFKIKHGPVFTNLLLADEINRAPAKVQSALLEVMQERQVTIGEESFALDKPFFVMATQNPVEQEGVYQLPEAQLDRFMLKLVVGYNTKEEELEIARRIANGEAQEIRAVADKEELAAMKAQVKAIHIDREVEGYMIELVAATRDPAAYGLEEIAEYIQFGASPRVSIDMFKAVKAMAFLRGKDFVTPVDVAYVAKELMRHRIVLSYEAEAEGITTDELIAKILAAVPIP; translated from the coding sequence ATGTTAAGTAAAATCGAAACGATAAAAAGTGAAGTTGCCAAGGTCGTCGTCGGTCAGGAGAAGATGATCGACGGTCTGCTGATCGGGCTCCTTTGTGAAGGCCATATATTGATCGAAGGTATTCCGGGTCTGGCCAAGACGACAACGGTCAATGCGCTTGCCAAGAGCCTGGGACTGGACTTTAAACGGGTACAGTTTACACCGGACCTGCTCCCTTCTGATATTTTGGGTGCCGAGATCTATGATCCGCAGAAAAACGCCTTCAAGATCAAACACGGTCCCGTCTTTACCAACCTTCTGCTTGCCGATGAAATCAACCGGGCTCCAGCCAAGGTGCAGTCGGCGCTTTTGGAAGTGATGCAGGAGCGTCAGGTCACCATCGGTGAAGAGAGTTTCGCGCTTGATAAGCCTTTCTTTGTCATGGCGACGCAAAACCCGGTTGAGCAGGAGGGAGTCTATCAGCTGCCCGAGGCTCAGCTTGACCGTTTCATGCTTAAACTGGTCGTGGGCTATAACACCAAAGAGGAAGAGCTTGAGATCGCGCGCCGCATAGCCAACGGCGAGGCACAGGAAATCAGGGCCGTGGCGGACAAAGAGGAGCTGGCCGCCATGAAGGCGCAGGTCAAAGCGATCCATATCGATCGGGAAGTGGAGGGCTATATGATCGAACTGGTTGCTGCCACACGTGACCCGGCAGCGTACGGGCTTGAAGAGATAGCCGAGTATATCCAGTTCGGTGCCAGCCCGCGTGTGAGCATCGATATGTTCAAGGCGGTCAAAGCGATGGCCTTTCTGCGCGGCAAGGATTTTGTGACGCCGGTGGATGTGGCCTATGTGGCTAAAGAGCTGATGCGCCACCGCATCGTGCTCTCATATGAGGCCGAAGCGGAAGGTATCACGACCGATGAGCTGATCGCGAAGATCCTTGCGGCGGTGCCGATTCCCTAG
- a CDS encoding DUF58 domain-containing protein, whose protein sequence is MSTLNKILVRARRQVFSEMIGNNPSIFHGEGYDFIELREYMPGDDIRHIDWNISAKMQTPYIKIFKEERELNIVIATMLNGSVHFGAKKFKQELIAEIVANLSYAILHNGDLLSTHIYADRLYSESRPTKKVSSVTKSVDEILQFDPINKVADYKGLAETLYKRVRRRSLILVVADFFELPDFKLLAKKHEVVAIIVRDRLEEKPPVMGFASLRDPETGVQLEGDYSQKSVDAYAKKVHAHDRTLYSTLRKDGVRFTKIYTDENSAIALRRLFEGQI, encoded by the coding sequence GTGTCAACACTAAACAAGATCCTTGTCAGGGCGCGCCGTCAGGTCTTCAGCGAGATGATCGGCAACAACCCCTCCATTTTTCACGGCGAGGGGTATGACTTCATCGAGCTGCGCGAGTATATGCCGGGTGATGATATCCGTCACATCGACTGGAACATTTCGGCGAAGATGCAAACGCCCTATATCAAGATCTTCAAAGAGGAGCGTGAGCTCAATATCGTCATTGCAACGATGCTTAACGGCAGCGTCCATTTCGGCGCTAAAAAATTCAAGCAGGAGCTCATTGCCGAGATCGTGGCGAACCTCTCCTACGCGATCCTGCATAACGGCGATCTTTTAAGCACCCATATCTATGCCGACAGGCTTTACAGCGAAAGCAGGCCGACCAAAAAGGTCTCATCGGTCACGAAAAGCGTTGATGAGATATTGCAGTTTGATCCGATCAACAAAGTTGCAGATTACAAGGGGCTGGCCGAGACGCTGTACAAACGGGTGCGCAGGCGTTCGCTGATTTTGGTGGTGGCCGATTTCTTTGAACTGCCGGACTTCAAGCTTTTGGCCAAGAAACACGAAGTGGTCGCCATCATCGTTCGTGACAGGCTGGAGGAGAAACCGCCGGTGATGGGCTTTGCCTCTCTTCGCGATCCCGAAACAGGCGTGCAGCTTGAGGGTGATTATTCGCAGAAGAGCGTTGATGCCTATGCCAAAAAAGTGCATGCACACGACAGAACCCTTTACAGTACACTTCGAAAAGACGGGGTGCGTTTTACAAAGATCTATACCGACGAGAACAGTGCCATCGCACTGCGGCGTCTCTTTGAAGGACAGATATGA
- a CDS encoding VWA domain-containing protein — MFEGLYFEYPKVVTFIFIYIACEAYCKLRSSAIYFPRAAVLTRETAKVSTWMWILKWLSIVLLTLAIMSPVKDSVLELSPVEGYAIALVLDASQSMKAEGFDTTRPEKSRFDVVKAIANDFIASRKEDNLGMVLFGDYAFVASPLTYDKKILQQVVGHLDVGIAGRSTALYEAVAQAVRLLSESEAKSKIAILLSDGHNTANIKIPLHAAMALARKEEVRFYTIGIGGENEYDGALLGYIAEESGGESFKATNAQELQSVYEKIDALERSEIERYDYTFKEYFYLYPLFLAFFTLLLYVYLRNRRGWL; from the coding sequence ATGTTTGAAGGGCTCTATTTCGAGTACCCGAAAGTCGTGACTTTTATCTTTATCTATATCGCCTGTGAAGCCTACTGCAAGCTCCGTTCTTCGGCGATCTATTTCCCCCGTGCAGCGGTTTTGACCCGCGAGACGGCAAAGGTCTCCACATGGATGTGGATCCTGAAATGGCTGAGTATTGTGCTGCTCACCCTCGCCATCATGTCGCCTGTCAAAGATTCTGTTTTGGAACTTTCTCCCGTCGAAGGCTATGCTATCGCCCTGGTGCTCGATGCCAGCCAATCGATGAAAGCGGAAGGCTTTGACACGACCCGGCCTGAAAAGAGCCGCTTCGATGTCGTCAAAGCGATCGCCAACGATTTTATCGCCTCGCGCAAGGAGGACAACCTAGGCATGGTGCTCTTTGGCGACTACGCCTTCGTCGCTTCGCCGCTGACATATGACAAAAAGATCCTCCAGCAGGTCGTGGGCCATCTTGATGTCGGCATAGCAGGACGTTCAACAGCCCTGTATGAAGCGGTTGCACAGGCTGTCAGGCTCTTAAGCGAGTCAGAGGCAAAAAGCAAAATCGCGATACTCCTGAGTGACGGGCACAACACGGCGAATATAAAGATACCTTTGCACGCGGCAATGGCCCTGGCCAGAAAAGAGGAGGTCAGGTTCTATACGATCGGCATCGGCGGTGAAAACGAATATGACGGCGCATTGCTGGGGTACATTGCCGAAGAGAGCGGCGGCGAAAGTTTCAAGGCAACGAATGCGCAGGAACTTCAGAGTGTCTATGAAAAGATCGATGCGCTGGAAAGATCGGAGATCGAACGTTATGACTACACGTTTAAAGAGTACTTTTATCTCTACCCCCTCTTTTTAGCCTTTTTTACCCTGCTTCTGTATGTCTATCTGCGTAACAGGAGAGGGTGGTTATGA
- a CDS encoding VWA domain-containing protein: MTFLYPEFIYMMLPVLIVLFALLLTQSEVQEQLFSPKILEKLRVDTNRLSTRVRNFFYFLMFLFIIMALAGPVIEKGIAKVQVKDDAFFVALDISDSMLCDDIYPTRLERAKLTLLELLQAARSSQIGLLAFAKESYLLSPPTLDHRSIAFFLKGLQGTHISEQGTNILTLLKAADKLFAQDGEKKLLIVSDGGDSEAFSREIAFAKERGIKVFVLGVATDRGAPLRESGGGLRKESAERVVISRLNRGISRLAEESGGTFVSIESMEMNAFLQKISGEKLNPSEKEQPIYFHLFVFFIGMAMLMLLIATSSFGKGERYHLPALLLLAVNLVQPAQLKASLFDYRNLDEAKSAYENEAFRASAKGYHRYGIEHKSAEAIYNEANALYRLGRYERAIGLYNSIHFVEAQKNHLLYHNLGNALVKLGDEAHLKKAVEAYNKALRFQEDQASRENLAMVEELLRKGDRRALKQPAAAAAARSAKMTPEADVKKVPGVTALSQEEERGMSDREAKKWLKILGEHQSLHPYKIAVDDPDEGGDDEKPW, encoded by the coding sequence ATGACGTTCCTGTACCCTGAGTTTATCTATATGATGCTGCCGGTCCTGATCGTCCTGTTTGCGCTTCTGCTCACCCAAAGCGAGGTGCAAGAGCAGCTCTTCTCCCCAAAAATACTGGAAAAACTGCGTGTCGATACAAACAGACTCTCTACGCGGGTCAGAAACTTCTTTTACTTTTTGATGTTCCTTTTTATCATCATGGCACTCGCCGGCCCCGTCATAGAGAAGGGGATCGCCAAGGTGCAGGTGAAGGACGACGCATTTTTTGTCGCACTCGATATCAGCGATTCGATGCTGTGTGACGATATCTATCCTACCCGGCTTGAACGTGCAAAGTTGACCCTTCTGGAGCTTTTGCAGGCGGCGCGTTCGAGCCAGATCGGTCTGCTGGCGTTTGCCAAAGAGAGCTATCTGCTTTCGCCGCCTACGCTTGATCATCGGAGTATTGCTTTTTTTCTCAAAGGTCTGCAGGGAACACACATCAGTGAGCAGGGAACTAATATACTGACGCTGTTAAAAGCGGCTGACAAACTTTTTGCTCAGGACGGGGAGAAGAAGCTTCTGATCGTAAGTGACGGCGGAGACAGCGAAGCCTTTTCAAGAGAGATCGCTTTTGCCAAAGAGCGGGGTATCAAGGTCTTTGTTCTTGGTGTGGCCACCGACAGGGGAGCGCCTCTGCGTGAATCCGGAGGCGGTTTGCGCAAAGAGAGTGCAGAACGTGTTGTCATAAGCCGCCTCAATAGGGGGATAAGCCGGCTGGCTGAGGAGAGTGGCGGTACGTTCGTCAGCATCGAAAGTATGGAGATGAATGCATTCCTTCAGAAGATCAGCGGTGAGAAGTTGAACCCCTCGGAGAAAGAGCAACCGATCTATTTTCATCTCTTTGTCTTTTTTATCGGCATGGCGATGCTGATGCTGCTGATCGCAACCAGCTCCTTTGGCAAGGGCGAACGTTATCATCTTCCGGCACTTCTGTTATTAGCGGTGAACTTGGTGCAGCCGGCGCAGCTCAAAGCTTCTCTGTTCGACTACAGGAATCTTGATGAGGCAAAATCGGCGTATGAAAATGAAGCGTTTCGCGCCAGTGCGAAAGGCTACCACCGCTATGGCATAGAGCACAAAAGTGCGGAAGCGATCTATAACGAGGCAAATGCCTTGTACAGGCTTGGACGTTATGAAAGGGCGATAGGGCTCTACAATTCTATCCATTTTGTCGAAGCACAAAAGAATCACCTCTTGTATCATAATCTTGGCAATGCCCTGGTGAAGCTCGGTGATGAGGCGCATCTGAAAAAAGCGGTGGAGGCCTATAACAAGGCGTTGCGATTTCAGGAAGATCAAGCGAGCAGGGAAAACTTGGCAATGGTGGAAGAGCTGTTACGAAAGGGAGATAGAAGAGCGCTCAAGCAGCCTGCTGCAGCTGCCGCAGCACGATCAGCCAAGATGACCCCGGAAGCTGACGTCAAAAAGGTACCGGGTGTTACTGCCCTGTCGCAAGAGGAAGAGAGGGGGATGAGCGACAGAGAAGCGAAAAAGTGGCTGAAAATCCTGGGCGAGCATCAAAGCCTGCACCCCTACAAAATAGCAGTCGATGATCCCGATGAGGGGGGCGATGATGAAAAGCCCTGGTAG
- a CDS encoding BatD family protein, which yields MMKSPGRLMFFLLIGTALYASVTARVDKTTVKKGEAVALILRVEGKTFSMPPMTTLCGVGIEQHAHRTVAESGEGGFQKAEIYQYRFRPESDCVIAPIAIEVDGVESYSQPIKIEVDGKGDSSIFFELQSDKKELYVGELFEVQAVFKIRALMDERNTSLIMPETEHLWIKQISETLYTKEGLYSVATTRYLMVPQQAGTLRIYPAEMKIAADYQRDDGWGNPKDERVWQSYYSNALELEVKALPADITMVGDFSMALELDADRVEAKKPLEAELLIRGTGNFEDIPAFRPTVPGVEVLSGDPRVEEKGAGRQELWRQKLTFIAEGNFTIPPITLDYFDLEERRVKRVQTQPVSIYVIDAQKSEETIEEEHALKQKGEGINMVQAVVIYLLGAASAALLFMLPWRRYVKTVPAAKKVSAADYRRVLRVLLMHKDAPDVQAMIVKLEAFLYEGKDEKIDERVLKKLLKKYS from the coding sequence ATGATGAAAAGCCCTGGTAGACTAATGTTTTTTCTTCTGATCGGTACGGCGCTGTATGCAAGCGTAACGGCAAGAGTGGATAAGACGACGGTAAAAAAGGGCGAAGCCGTCGCCCTGATATTACGGGTTGAAGGCAAGACCTTTTCAATGCCGCCGATGACAACGCTGTGTGGTGTCGGGATAGAGCAGCATGCGCATCGGACGGTGGCCGAGAGTGGTGAAGGCGGGTTTCAGAAGGCGGAGATTTATCAGTACCGTTTTCGGCCCGAGTCGGATTGCGTGATCGCGCCGATCGCCATTGAGGTGGATGGTGTTGAGAGCTATTCCCAGCCGATAAAGATCGAGGTTGACGGCAAAGGTGACAGCAGCATCTTCTTTGAACTTCAAAGTGACAAAAAAGAGTTGTACGTCGGAGAACTCTTTGAGGTTCAAGCCGTTTTTAAAATAAGAGCGTTAATGGATGAAAGGAATACTTCACTCATCATGCCGGAGACAGAGCATCTTTGGATCAAACAAATATCTGAGACTCTCTACACAAAAGAGGGGCTTTATAGTGTTGCGACAACCCGCTATCTGATGGTGCCGCAGCAAGCGGGCACCTTGCGTATCTATCCGGCCGAGATGAAGATCGCGGCGGACTATCAAAGAGACGACGGCTGGGGAAACCCGAAAGATGAACGCGTCTGGCAGAGCTACTACTCCAACGCCCTGGAGCTCGAGGTGAAGGCTCTGCCTGCAGATATTACAATGGTGGGCGATTTTTCAATGGCGCTGGAGCTTGACGCAGACAGGGTGGAGGCGAAGAAGCCGCTGGAGGCGGAACTCCTCATCCGAGGTACCGGTAATTTTGAGGACATACCTGCGTTCAGGCCGACGGTGCCGGGTGTTGAGGTATTATCAGGTGATCCGAGAGTTGAGGAGAAGGGTGCCGGCAGGCAGGAACTTTGGCGTCAAAAGCTCACTTTTATCGCAGAGGGCAATTTCACGATCCCTCCAATCACTTTGGACTATTTTGATCTTGAAGAGAGGCGTGTGAAAAGGGTACAGACGCAGCCGGTATCTATTTATGTGATTGATGCGCAGAAAAGCGAAGAGACGATTGAAGAAGAGCATGCCCTTAAGCAAAAAGGTGAAGGAATAAATATGGTGCAGGCCGTTGTGATCTATCTTTTGGGCGCGGCGAGTGCGGCACTGCTCTTCATGCTGCCGTGGCGAAGGTACGTGAAAACGGTTCCCGCTGCAAAGAAAGTCTCTGCTGCGGATTACAGGCGTGTTCTACGCGTACTGCTGATGCATAAAGATGCGCCTGACGTGCAGGCGATGATCGTAAAACTCGAAGCGTTTCTCTATGAGGGTAAAGATGAGAAGATCGATGAAAGAGTATTGAAAAAATTGTTGAAGAAATATTCTTAA